In Paracoccus sp. N5, the DNA window ATCATAGAATTCGGGCCGCGGATCGGCTGCCGCCTCGGGCCGGCCCTGGGCCAGCGGCAGAAGGAACCGAAAGAACGACCGCCCCGCGGCGCGGTCGTGTTCCAGCCACAGCTCGCCGCCATGGCGCTCGGCCACGGCGCGGGCCGACGTGCGGATCGCGGCGAAACGCTCGGCCGGCGCGGCGTCCTGCGGCCAGGTCAAATCCAGATGCGCCCAGCCCGGCGTCGCCGCCTCGGCCAGCCGCAGCCCCGGTGCCACCCCTTCGGGCAACGGCGCCGCCAGATCGCCCAGGGCCCGCACCAGGGCGAAACTGTCGACGCGCAGCCACAGGTCGGGGGCCGGCTCCTCGACCTCGGGCGCACACCCGCTGCCGGCACGCAGATGCCCGGCCGCCGCCGCCAGCAGGTCGGCGCCCAGCATGTCCTGCAAGGGCCAGCGCGCCAGCACATCCGCGCCGCCCTGGGTCAGCTCGGCCAGGCGTGCCGCCATGGCCTGCACCTCGTCGCGGACCACCTGCTGGAAACTGTCGCGCTCGGCCGGTTGCAGGTCGGGATAGTCCAGCATGTCCAGCGCGGTCTGCATATTCGCCAGCGAGGCGCGGCTGGCTTCGGTCAGCGCATTCAACCGCTGGTCGCGGCGCGCCTGTGCCGCCTGTTCCTCGGTGATGTCGTCCAGAAGCAGCACATAGCCGGTCAACGCGCCCTCGGCCCGCACCGGCGCCCAGAGCACCTGCAACAGATGCCCCGCCCCGGTGGTGGTGACGAAGCGCGCCGCCCCCGCCGGCTCGCCGCGCGCCAGCTGGCGCTCGACCGTCTCGCGCGCGTGCTCGATCAGCGGGCGGTCGATCACGGCATGGATCGAGCGGCCGAGCCCGATCAGGTCCGCCCCGCCGGCGATCTGCGGCGCGTCGGACAGCCGCTGGAACAGCGCCCGGGCGCGTTCGTTATACAGCAGGATGCGGCCGTCCAGCGTGCAGACCACGACGCTCTGCTGCAATTCCGCCATCAGCGCGCCCAGCTGGTCGCGTTCCTGCGCGACCTTGCGGCTGGCCTCGGCGACCAGCCGCTCCATGTCGGCTTGCAAGTCGCGGCTGCGGCCCGCCAGCCGGTTCACCGCCTGCGCCAAGGGCGCCGGATCGTCCAGCAGCGGCGCGGCCGGGTTCTCGGCCAGGTTCGCCGCCGCATCGGCCAGCCGGCGCGGCGCCCGCACCAGCCGGTCGTGCAGGGACAGCGCCAACCACCCGGCCCCGGCCGCGCCAAGCGCCAGCCAGCCCAGCAGCAGCGCGCCCTGCCCCGCCAGCGCCTGCACCAGCGCCTCGGGCCGCGCCGCGCGCCAGATCAGCAACCCCGCGCCGGACCATGCCGCCAGCGCCAGCCCCGGCGCCAGCGCGGCCAGCAGGCGGCCCCGCTCCAGCCTCATGCCAGCATCTCGCGGATCTTCACGATCAATTCGCGGGTCGAGAACGGCTTGGTGACATAGGCATCCGCCCCCGCGCCGATGCCGCGGGCGATGTCGGTTTCGCGTCCCTTGGCGGTCAGCATCAGGATCGGGGTGGCTGCGACCTCGGGGTCGGCCCGCACCGCCTCGCAGACCTCGAAGCCGGTCATGCCCGGCATGGCGCCGTCGAGCAGCACCAGCGCCGGGCGCTCGGCCCGGATCGCCGCCAGCGCCTGCACCCCGTCGGGGACGGTCAGCACCTCATAGCCCTCGCGTTTCAGCATGAAGGACAGGGTCAGGACGATGTTCGGCTCGTCATCCGCGATCAATACCCGTGTCACCATCCACCCCCTCCCGATGGCGAAGCGGCAGGCTGAAGGCGAAACAGGCGCCCCGGCCCGGCTCCGACTCCAGCCACATCCTCCCGCCCAGATTATCCACGATCTGCTTGCTGATAGGAAGCCCGAGCCCCGTCCCCGGCGGCCGCGTCGCCGCATCGCCCGCCTGGCGGAACTTCTCGAACACCGCCGCCTGGTCGGCCAGGGGCACGCCCGGGCCGTTGTCGGCGACCCGCACCTCCAGCGCCTCGCCCGTCTGCCGCAGCGAGACGCGGACCCGGCCCCCGGGCGAGGGCGCGAATTTCGCCGCGTTCGACAGCAGGTTGACTATGACCTGCACCAGTCGGTCGGCATCGCCCATGACCGGCGGCACCGCGGGCAGGTCCAGCTCCACGGCCACCTCGCGGTCGCGGAACAGGCCCATGCTGCTTTGCACCGCGCCGCGGATCAGCGCCGCCATGTCGACCGGCGCGCTGTGCCATTCGGCCATGCCGGCCTCGATCTTGGCCAGGTCCAGCACCTGGTTGACCAGCCGGCTGAGCCTTTCGCTCTCGGTCAGGATGATGGCCATGAACGCCTGCCGCTGCGCCTCGTCGATGTCGGGCGTGTCGATCAGCAGCTCGGCCAGGCCGCGGATCGTGGTCAGCGGCGTGCGCAGCTCATGCGTGACCGAGGACATGAAATCATCCTTGAGCTGGTCGAGGCTCAGCAGCTTTTCATTGGCGGCGCGCAGCTCCTCGGTCGCGAGTTCCAGCGCCCGGGCATGGCTGCGCACCTGCGAGGCCTCGTCGAGGATTTCCAGCACGTCGGCCGTGCCCAGCGGTTCCTCTTGCGCGACCGAGGCGACCATGACGCGGGCCGAGGCGGTGCCGATGGCGCCGGCGATCTGGCGTTCAACTCGGTCCACCAGCCTTGCGTCGGGGGTCAGCGCGCCGGTCTCGCGTTCGTGGTCGGCAAACAGCGCCTCGGCCCGGGCCGGGCCCAGGAAGCGGGTGGCGAGGGCGCGCAGGTCCTGGGTCCGCGCCCGGCCGCGCCAGAATACCGGCCCGTCCGCGCCGCGCCGGAACACGTCGACGAAAAGCACCGCCTGGCTTGCCTCGCGCACCGAGGGGCGGCTGGCCAGCGACACGCCCACGTAAAGCCCGACATTGACCAGGAGGCTCCAGAACAGCGCATGGGTCAGCTCGTCGAAGCCGGTCAGGCCGAACAGGCTGTGCGGCGCGAGGAACGCGAGCCCCGGCGGCCCGTCCAGGAACCCCGCCGGGATCCAGCCCGATTTCGCGACCGAGGGCAGCATCAGCGTCCAGGCCCAGACCAGCGTGCCGCCGATCAGCCCGGCGAAGGCGCCGGCGCGGGTGCCGCCCTGCCAATACATCCCGCCCAAGAGCGCCGGGGCGAATTGCGCCACGGCGGCAAAGCTGATGAGGCCGATCGAGACCAGCGCATAGGCCTCGCCTGCGATGCGGAAATACAGGTATCCCAGCAGCACGACCGCCAGGATGGCGGCGCGGCGGATGTTCAGAAGCAGCCGGGTCAGGTCCCGCCCCGCGCCCAGCCGGCCCCGGCGCAACAGCGCGGGCATGACCAGATCGTTGCAGACCATGGTCGAGATGGCCACGGTCTCGACCACGATCATGCCGGTCGCGGCCGAGAGCCCGCCGATATAGACGAAGAGCGCGAGCCAGGGCGCGCCTTGGGCCAGCGGCAGGGTCATGACATAGCTTTCCGCCCCTGCCCCGCCGTCGCCAAGGCTCAGCATCCCGCCGATGGCGATGGGCAGCACGAACAGGTTGATCGCCAGCAGATAGGCGGGAAACAGCCACGAGGCGCGCAGGATCTGCCGCTCGTTGCCGCATTCCACGACCATCATCTGGAACTGGCGCGGCAGCAGCAGCACCGACAGCGCCGACAGAAGCGTCAGCGCGAACCATTGCGCCCCGGCAAAGCCGGTGAAGCCCGGCCCGCCCAGGGATAGCAGCGCGCCGATCTGCGGATGCTCGCGGGCGCGGGCCCAGATGTCGCCCATGCCGTCGAACAGCCCCCAGGTCACGAAGACCCCGACCGCCAGGAAGGCCACCAGCTTCACCGCCGATTCGAAGGCGATGGCGGCGACCATGCCCTCGTGCCGCTCGGACAGGTCCAGGTGGCGAGTGCCGAAGACCACGGCGAAGCCCGCCAGCGACAGCGCCATGTAAAGCGTGCCGTCGCGCCACCACGGCGCGCCTTGGGTGCCGGCATGGCCGGTAAGCACGTCATAGCCGACCGAGACCGCCTTCAGCTGCAAGGCGATATAGGGCAGGATGCCGACGACCGTGATCAGCGTCACCAGCGCAGCAAGGCCCGGGCTCTTGCCATAGCGGCTGGCGATGAAATCGGCGATCGAGGTGATGCGATAGCTTTGCGCGATGCGCACCATCTTGCGCAGCACCAGCCAGGCCAGCGCCATGGCCAGCATCGGGCCCAGATAGATCGGCAGGAACCAGACCCCGGCCGTGGCCGCGCGGCCGACGCTGCCGAAATAGGTCCAGGCCGAGCAATAGACCCCCCAGGACAGCGCATAGACCAGCCCGTTGCCGACCAGCGACCGGCCCTGCCCGGCCCGCCGGTCGCCCCAGGCCGCGACCGCGACCAGCAGCAGCAGGTAGCCGAAGGATGCGGCCAGCACGGTGCCCGGCGCGATCATTCGCCGCCATCCCGGCCCGAGACCAGCGCCAGAAGCCCGACCAGCAGCGCCCAGATCGCGAAAAGCGCCACCGGCAGCAGCGGCAGGCCCAAGACCGTCACCGGCTTGTCGAAGATCAGCAGCAGCGGAAAGTTCAGCGCCAGCACCCCCGCGCCGCACAGCGCCACCAGCAGCCGGGCGGGCGGGCCGTCGCGCCGGTTCACAGCGCGTCCAGCCGATAGTGCTGCGCGAGCCAAGCCTTGAAATCGCGCACGATGTTCAGCGAATCGCGCAGCGCCTGGCGGTCCAGCGTGCCCAGGCCCGCCGGGCGGATGGTGTTGTCGGGTGCCCGCCCCGCCGCGATCTGGCCCAGGTTCGAGGCGAGCTTCAGCCCCATCATGCAATGCAGCGCATCGGTCAGGTCGCGCGCCAGCCCGGCATCGATGCGGCCCGCCTCGGCCAGTTGCCGCAGCCGCTCGGCCGTGGGCTGCGCGCTCAGGCCATATTCCAGCGCCAGCGCCCGGACCCCGTGCACGACCGGGAAGATGCCCAGCTTCTTCAGGTCGATCTCGGCCGCCTCGGGGCCGCGCAGGCCCGGCAGGCGCCGCCACCAGCCACCCTGGGCGGTGCCGCCGAACTGCTGGATCGCCGCGGCGAAGCGGGCATGGAAGCTGTCGCCGCCGGTCAGGATGCGGCGCAGTCGCGCGCGCAGTTGCGCCAGCAGCTCGGCGTCCCCCGCCACCACCGCCGCGTCGAGAAAGATCGCCAGGTTCATCGCCCCCTCGGGGTCGCTGCCTTGCACCCAGTCGTAAAGCGCGGCGCCGAAGCCCTGGACGCCTTGGCGCCACAAGGGCCGGCTCAGCATGATGCCGCCGGGACAGGGCGGATAGCCGAAGCCGATCAGCGCCTCGGTGAAGCTTTCGGTGATGCGCTCGAGCCCCGGGAAATCGAAGCCGTCGCGCAGGATCAGCGCATTGTCCTGGTCGGTGCGGATGATCTGTTCGGACCGGCCCTCGCTGCCCATGACGATCAGGCAGGAATTGGCGCGCAACTCCTCGGGGGCGAGCAATTCCCACAGCCGGCGAAAGATCTGCCGGTTCAGCCCGCCGACCAGCGCCGCGATGATCTCGATGCGCACGCCGTCGCCATGCAGGACGCGGATCAGCCCCTCGACCTGGCCCGCGGCATGGGCGAGGTCGGGGATGGCCCCGGCCCGGGCCACCTCGGCCGCGATCAGGTGCGAATGGCTGGCAAGGAAACCCATCAGCTCGAGCTGGCTCAGGATGCCGATCACCTCGTTGCCGTCGCGCACCAGCAGGCGGTGGATGCGGTGGCGCAGCATCAACAGCATGGCGTCGTAAAGCGGGTCGCCCGCCTGCACCGACCAGGGGTCGAAATGCGTGAACGCGCCCACCGTCAGCGCCGAGGGCGGCCGGTCGCCGGCCAGCGCCGCCACCAGGTCGGTCGCGGTAAAGATCCCCAGCCGGTCGCCGTCGCGGACCAGCGCATCGGCGATGCCGCGCGCGGCCATCTCGCGGCACAGCGTGACCAGGTCGGTGCCGGCATCGGCGAAATGCGGCTTGCGCAGCGCGGCGTCGCGCACCCGCGCCGTCATCAGCGAGACCATCTCCCGCTGGGCGCGCATTCCCGCCTTGGTCTCGGCACTCGTCACGACACACTCCCCCGGCGCCGGCGCGGATCGGGCAGGGACGGCACCGGCCGGCCGATGTTAGGCGGCAGGCGGGGCTTGCCGCAAGTCTTTTGACCGTGGGGATTTTTCCGGCGCCGCGCCGGTCAGCGCATCGCCTTCCAGGGCGGGTTCAGCCGGAACACCTTTTCGCGTGACAGCTTCCAATGCGCCAGCGGCCCGGTGCAGCGTTCCACCTCGCGCCGCGGGCCGGTGATGCGAATCGTGCCGGGAATCACCTCCTCGGCCGGAAGCGGTCTCAACTGGTCCAGAACCTCGGCCGTTTCCTCGCGCGAGGGGTCGCGGTCGTCGGAATAGACCAGCACGAAACATTCGTTGCGCTTGTTTTCCATAGCCATCGCCAAAACCTATTCGATCAGTCCAGCGCCTTCATATTCCTTGCCGAATCCGATCGGCCGGGCATGTTCGTTCGCCATCCGGATGATGTCGTCCGAGCGTTGCTGGTTGCGCTCGGCCGACAGCAGCCCGGGGGTCCGGGACAGCAACCGCGCGATCAGGCCAGCCACCGCCGGGCAGGCCATCGAGGTGCCGTCCATCACCCCTTTCGACGTGTCGTCGACCCAAGATATAATACCAACGCCCGGCCCGATAAAGTCCACCTCGGGGCCGATATTGCTGAAAGATGCAAAGAAACGCTCGCCCACGGGCGCCGGATCCCGGGCGACATTGCGCGCGGTGATTGCACCCTCGGGCCAGGCGTCCAGCACGCCGCCGGCCGAAACACCCAGCACCGCCGCCGAGCGCGCCGGATAGGACACCGGCGCCATGCCGTCATTGCCGGTCGCCGCGATGCAGACCACGCCAAGCGCGCGCGCACGCCGCACCTCGCGCGAGATCGAGATCGGCTCTGAGGACTGGCCCAGGCTCATGTTGATGATGTCGCAGCCGTCCTCGACCGCCTGGCGGATGGCGCGGGCGATGGCGAATTCGCTGGCGCCGCCGTCGCCCTTTTCGAAGACGCGATAGGCGTGCAGCGCCACCTTGGGCGCGACGCGGGCGATGATGCCGGCGACATGGGTGCCGTGGCCGGTGCCATTGCCGAACCACTCGTCCGCCGGCTCGGTGCCGGTGGTGTTTAGCCCCTTGACCAGGTTCAGCCCCGGCGCCGGATCGACCCCGGTGTCGATGACGGCGACCTTGACGTCCTGGCCGTCGCCCTTGCCCGCCGGCGCCACCATCCGGGCCAGCGCATCGGAAAAGTCCTCGGCGATGGGCGGCACCGGCAGCTCGACCTCGGTCACGCCCTGGGGCGCCACCTCGACATCCTGCACCCCGCCCGGCCAATAGCCGGCCAGCGGCGCGCAGATGATCGCGTCGATGCGGGTCTGCCCGGCCGGCAGCGCGGTGCGGAACCAGCCCTGCGCATCGGTGCGCACGTCCGAGATGCCGAAGCCGCGGCGCCGGTTCAGCACCACCACGACCTGCGCCCCGGCGATGGGCTTGCCGCTGGCGGCATCGACGCAGCGCAGCGCCAGTTCCTTTTCCGAGCGGAAGGCGGTGGGCTTGGCCTGCTGGCGGATGATGTTCACCTGGCCGAAGCGCAGCGGGTAAAGCCTCAGCTCGGGCCGGATGCGCAGCCCGGGATAGGCACGTTGCAGCACGAAGGCCTGTTCGGGCGTCATGCGGACCAGCGAGGCCTCGTCCTCGCCGATGGAATCGATCAGCCGGATGCGGCCCGCCTCGGTGTCGAGGATGCGCAGCGGCGGCCGGGTCGGAGGCGCGTCGCCCGCCTCGGCCCCCTGCGGGGCGCTGCTGGCGATGCTGGCGCCCCGGGCCCCGAACAGCCGCTGGTGCATGCTGCGAAACAGCCGGAAGCTCGCGGTTTCCATGCCTTCGTTGAAGACGTTGTCCTCGGGGACGATGACATATTTCCGGGTCTTGCCTGACATGGCGGCGATTCCTTCCTGCCGGTTTCCGATCAGGTGACGGCAGAAGCGGCCCCGATGGCAAGGGGGGACGGTTTCCCGCCCATGCACCCGGTCTGGCCGGCATGTCTCTGCCGAAATCGCGCGGCGCAGCAGTTGCGCATGGACGCAGCCGCCGCGACGTATTAGGAAGGCAGCCCTAAGCGCGCCGGACAAGCGCGCAGCCAGAATCGACCATAGCCCGAGCAGAACAGAATGCACCCCGGCAAGAGCGCGACGCGCAAAGTCGCGACCCTGAAGCCTATCCAGATCCGCGGCCGCTTCTTCACGGCCGTGGCGCTGCATCTGTCGGGCCGCCCCGACGCCGGTTTCTTCGACGCGCTGGACGCGCGGCTGGCGCAGGTGCCGCTGTTCTTCGACAATGCGCCCCTGGTCATCGACCTGGAACAGGCCGAGGGGCTGGAAAGCGTCGACGAGATCCTGCGCCTGACCGACGACCTGCGGGCGCGCAACCTGTCGGTCTTCGGCATCCAGAGCGGCACGGCGGCGCAGGCCGCGGCAGCCCGGGCGGCGGGGCTGATCTCGCTGGCCGGCGGGCGCGACGTGCCCCTGGACCGCGTCAGCCGCCAGGGCAGCCGCGCCGAGGCGCCGGCCCCGGTGCGCGAGGCGCCGCAGCCCAGCAAGATGGTGACGCAGCCGGTGCGCTCGGGGCAGATGATCTTCGCCGACCGCGGCGACCTGGTGATCGTCGGCTCGGTCAGCTCGGGCGCCGAGGTCATCGCCAGCGGCAATATCCACATCTACGGCCGGCTGCGCGGCCGGGCGCTGGCCGGCGTGAACGGCGACACCTCGGCCCGCATCTTCTGCCACGCGCTCGATGCCGAGCTCCTGGCCATCGCCGGCCTCTACCGCACCAGCGAGAATCTGGGCCCCGACACCCCCCGCGACAATGTGCAGGTCTGGCTGGACGGCGAGAAGCTGCGCATCGAATCGCTGAAATGACCCTGATCGAAAGGAAACGCTCGTGAGCAAGGTTATCGTTGTCACCTCGGGCAAGGGCGGCGTCGGCAAGACGACCTCCTCGGCCGCCATCGCCGCGGGCCTCGCGTCGCGCGGTCACAAGACGGTCGTGATCGACTTCGACGTGGGCCTGCGCAACCTCGACATGATCATGGGCTGCGAACGCCGCGTGGTCTTCGACTTCATCAACGTGATCCAGGGCGACGCCAAGCTGAAGCAGGCGCTGATCAAGGACCGCCGGCTGGAGAACCTCTATGTCCTGCCGACCTCGCAGACCCGCGACAAGGACGCGCTGACGACCGAGGGCGTCAAGGCGGTGCTGGACGAGCTGCGCGAGGAATTCGACTATATCGTCTGCGACAGCCCGGCCGGCATCGAGCGCGGCGCGCATCTGGCGATGTATTACGCCGACGAGGCGGTGGTGGTGACCAACCCCGAAGTGTCCTCGGTGCGCGACAGCGACCGGGTGCTGGGGCTGCTGAACTCCAAGACCTTCCTGGCGGAAAAGGGCGACGGCAGCACGGTCAAGGCGCAGCTGCTGCTGACCCGCTTCGACCCGGCCCGCTCGGCCAATGGCGAGATGATGAGCGTGCAGGACGTGCTGGAAATCCTCGCCATCCCGCTTCTGGGCATCATCCCGGAAAGCACTTCGGTGCTGAAGGCCTCGAACGAGGGCACGCCGGTGTCGCTGGACGAGAAATCGCCGGCGGGCAAGGCCTATCTGGACGCGGTCGGTCGGCTGGTCGGCGAACAGATCGAGATGCGGGCGACCCCCGGCGAACAGCGGCGCGGCTTCTTCCAGCGGCTGCTGGGGCGGACGGCCTGAGATGTTCGGTTTCAATTTCCGCCAGCGCAAGCCCAGCTCGGCGCAGACCGCCAAGGAGCGGCTGCAGATCCTGCTCGCGCATGAACGCACCAGCAACTCCGGCCCCGACTTCCTGCCGCTGCTGCAGCGCGACATCCTCGAGGCGGTGCGCCGCCACATGGATGTCGACGGCGATGCGGTCGACATCAAGCTGGAACGC includes these proteins:
- a CDS encoding response regulator, with product MVTRVLIADDEPNIVLTLSFMLKREGYEVLTVPDGVQALAAIRAERPALVLLDGAMPGMTGFEVCEAVRADPEVAATPILMLTAKGRETDIARGIGAGADAYVTKPFSTRELIVKIREMLA
- the minC gene encoding septum site-determining protein MinC, which produces MHPGKSATRKVATLKPIQIRGRFFTAVALHLSGRPDAGFFDALDARLAQVPLFFDNAPLVIDLEQAEGLESVDEILRLTDDLRARNLSVFGIQSGTAAQAAAARAAGLISLAGGRDVPLDRVSRQGSRAEAPAPVREAPQPSKMVTQPVRSGQMIFADRGDLVIVGSVSSGAEVIASGNIHIYGRLRGRALAGVNGDTSARIFCHALDAELLAIAGLYRTSENLGPDTPRDNVQVWLDGEKLRIESLK
- a CDS encoding exonuclease domain-containing protein produces the protein MRLERGRLLAALAPGLALAAWSGAGLLIWRAARPEALVQALAGQGALLLGWLALGAAGAGWLALSLHDRLVRAPRRLADAAANLAENPAAPLLDDPAPLAQAVNRLAGRSRDLQADMERLVAEASRKVAQERDQLGALMAELQQSVVVCTLDGRILLYNERARALFQRLSDAPQIAGGADLIGLGRSIHAVIDRPLIEHARETVERQLARGEPAGAARFVTTTGAGHLLQVLWAPVRAEGALTGYVLLLDDITEEQAAQARRDQRLNALTEASRASLANMQTALDMLDYPDLQPAERDSFQQVVRDEVQAMAARLAELTQGGADVLARWPLQDMLGADLLAAAAGHLRAGSGCAPEVEEPAPDLWLRVDSFALVRALGDLAAPLPEGVAPGLRLAEAATPGWAHLDLTWPQDAAPAERFAAIRTSARAVAERHGGELWLEHDRAAGRSFFRFLLPLAQGRPEAAADPRPEFYDFDLFGADAADHALDDRRLEQLAYTVFDTETTGLDPAGGDEIIQIGAVRVLNGKILHGEGFDQLVDPGRSIPEAGIPYHGIRPEMVRGQPRIAEVLPAFHAYAAGTVLVGHNVAFDMRFLQLKEATTGLRFDQPVLDTLLLASIAQPHEPSQSLEAIAARLGVAIAGRHNAAGDALATAQVFLALLPLLKARGIVTLGQARAAAETSYYARLRY
- the minD gene encoding septum site-determining protein MinD; its protein translation is MSKVIVVTSGKGGVGKTTSSAAIAAGLASRGHKTVVIDFDVGLRNLDMIMGCERRVVFDFINVIQGDAKLKQALIKDRRLENLYVLPTSQTRDKDALTTEGVKAVLDELREEFDYIVCDSPAGIERGAHLAMYYADEAVVVTNPEVSSVRDSDRVLGLLNSKTFLAEKGDGSTVKAQLLLTRFDPARSANGEMMSVQDVLEILAIPLLGIIPESTSVLKASNEGTPVSLDEKSPAGKAYLDAVGRLVGEQIEMRATPGEQRRGFFQRLLGRTA
- a CDS encoding putative nucleotidyltransferase substrate binding domain-containing protein, encoding MTSAETKAGMRAQREMVSLMTARVRDAALRKPHFADAGTDLVTLCREMAARGIADALVRDGDRLGIFTATDLVAALAGDRPPSALTVGAFTHFDPWSVQAGDPLYDAMLLMLRHRIHRLLVRDGNEVIGILSQLELMGFLASHSHLIAAEVARAGAIPDLAHAAGQVEGLIRVLHGDGVRIEIIAALVGGLNRQIFRRLWELLAPEELRANSCLIVMGSEGRSEQIIRTDQDNALILRDGFDFPGLERITESFTEALIGFGYPPCPGGIMLSRPLWRQGVQGFGAALYDWVQGSDPEGAMNLAIFLDAAVVAGDAELLAQLRARLRRILTGGDSFHARFAAAIQQFGGTAQGGWWRRLPGLRGPEAAEIDLKKLGIFPVVHGVRALALEYGLSAQPTAERLRQLAEAGRIDAGLARDLTDALHCMMGLKLASNLGQIAAGRAPDNTIRPAGLGTLDRQALRDSLNIVRDFKAWLAQHYRLDAL
- a CDS encoding sensor histidine kinase, with amino-acid sequence MIAPGTVLAASFGYLLLLVAVAAWGDRRAGQGRSLVGNGLVYALSWGVYCSAWTYFGSVGRAATAGVWFLPIYLGPMLAMALAWLVLRKMVRIAQSYRITSIADFIASRYGKSPGLAALVTLITVVGILPYIALQLKAVSVGYDVLTGHAGTQGAPWWRDGTLYMALSLAGFAVVFGTRHLDLSERHEGMVAAIAFESAVKLVAFLAVGVFVTWGLFDGMGDIWARAREHPQIGALLSLGGPGFTGFAGAQWFALTLLSALSVLLLPRQFQMMVVECGNERQILRASWLFPAYLLAINLFVLPIAIGGMLSLGDGGAGAESYVMTLPLAQGAPWLALFVYIGGLSAATGMIVVETVAISTMVCNDLVMPALLRRGRLGAGRDLTRLLLNIRRAAILAVVLLGYLYFRIAGEAYALVSIGLISFAAVAQFAPALLGGMYWQGGTRAGAFAGLIGGTLVWAWTLMLPSVAKSGWIPAGFLDGPPGLAFLAPHSLFGLTGFDELTHALFWSLLVNVGLYVGVSLASRPSVREASQAVLFVDVFRRGADGPVFWRGRARTQDLRALATRFLGPARAEALFADHERETGALTPDARLVDRVERQIAGAIGTASARVMVASVAQEEPLGTADVLEILDEASQVRSHARALELATEELRAANEKLLSLDQLKDDFMSSVTHELRTPLTTIRGLAELLIDTPDIDEAQRQAFMAIILTESERLSRLVNQVLDLAKIEAGMAEWHSAPVDMAALIRGAVQSSMGLFRDREVAVELDLPAVPPVMGDADRLVQVIVNLLSNAAKFAPSPGGRVRVSLRQTGEALEVRVADNGPGVPLADQAAVFEKFRQAGDAATRPPGTGLGLPISKQIVDNLGGRMWLESEPGRGACFAFSLPLRHREGVDGDTGIDRG
- a CDS encoding S8 family serine peptidase, giving the protein MSGKTRKYVIVPEDNVFNEGMETASFRLFRSMHQRLFGARGASIASSAPQGAEAGDAPPTRPPLRILDTEAGRIRLIDSIGEDEASLVRMTPEQAFVLQRAYPGLRIRPELRLYPLRFGQVNIIRQQAKPTAFRSEKELALRCVDAASGKPIAGAQVVVVLNRRRGFGISDVRTDAQGWFRTALPAGQTRIDAIICAPLAGYWPGGVQDVEVAPQGVTEVELPVPPIAEDFSDALARMVAPAGKGDGQDVKVAVIDTGVDPAPGLNLVKGLNTTGTEPADEWFGNGTGHGTHVAGIIARVAPKVALHAYRVFEKGDGGASEFAIARAIRQAVEDGCDIINMSLGQSSEPISISREVRRARALGVVCIAATGNDGMAPVSYPARSAAVLGVSAGGVLDAWPEGAITARNVARDPAPVGERFFASFSNIGPEVDFIGPGVGIISWVDDTSKGVMDGTSMACPAVAGLIARLLSRTPGLLSAERNQQRSDDIIRMANEHARPIGFGKEYEGAGLIE
- the minE gene encoding cell division topological specificity factor MinE; the protein is MFGFNFRQRKPSSAQTAKERLQILLAHERTSNSGPDFLPLLQRDILEAVRRHMDVDGDAVDIKLERSDDLSSLEINIEMPGTRKAS